The sequence AAAAGTTTAGACAACATTATGTTTGACGTTGGTTTTTGGGAAATTTGCATGGTGGGTTTGGTCAGTCTGCTAGTGATTGGGCCTGAACGACTCCCCAAGGCTGCGCGGATTGCAGGCTACTGGCTGGGTAAAACACGCAGTATGGTCGCGGCTGTCAAGGCTGAAATCAAAGAAGAATTACAGGCTGAAGAGATTCGGCAAACCTTGCGGGAACATGCGTCACTTGAAGATCTGAACGAAACTATTTCAGAAGTCAAACAGGCTTCCCAAAACCTGAAAGAATCAATTGATTCCGTTCCCAAACAATTGAGCGGAAAAACAAAGCCTGTCGATGAGTAAACATACTTTTGATCATCAAGAAGAACTGCCTTTCATCTCGCATTTAATCGAGCTACGAAATCGGATTTTAAAAGTCGTTCTTTCTGTTCTGGTTGTGTTTCTGGGTTTAGCGACCTATGCAAATCAGATATACAGTTATCTGGCCGGACCGCTGTTAAAGCATTTGCCAGAAAATAGCACGATGATTGCGATTGATGTCGCATCCCCTTTTTTCACTCCGTTTAAGCTGGCGTTGGTTCTTTCGGTATTCATAGCAGTGCCTATTATCCTGTATCAATTCTGGGCTTTTGTGGCGCCGGGGTTGTATAAGAACGAACGGAAAATGATCCTGCCGCTGCTTGTTGCGAGCACATTTCTGTTTTACTTGGGCGTGGCTTTTGCCTATTTCGTCGTTTTTCCGTTGATTTTCGGGTTTTTAACGGCCGCAGCACCGGAAGGGGTTGCGGTAATGACGGATATCAGTAAATACCTGGATTTTGTGCTAACCCTGTTTTTTGCTTTCGGCATTTGCTTTGAAGTGCCGATATTCACCATAGTTCTGGTTTGGACAGGTTTGACATCGCCGGCTGATTTAGCCGAAAAGCGTCCTTATGTGATTGTTGGGGCTTTTATTATCGGGATGTTGCTGACACCACCCGATGCAATATCACAGACCTTATTGGCTATTCCAATGTGGATGTTGTTTGAAGTAGGCCTATTGTTCTCGCGTTTATTCGTACGCAAACATGATAACGACTTGCAAACCACGACCGGGGAAGATGAGTGATTATTTAGTCAAACAACTTCACATTTATTCTTCCGATATAAAAATCAAATTATGCAGTGATTCTGCCAGCTTTTCGTTACCTGTTTCGTTGAGGCGCAAGGTATCGGCGGTCAGCGCCGGGTCCTTCATCAAATCAGGTACTAAGTCCAATTCGACGGGCACATTCTGGCGAGTCGCGAGTTGCTGATAGAACGATGCGCTGAAACCGCTTTGAGGATGAGAAGGCAGTCCGAGAAGCAACACTTTGATATTGCGATTTTTGATCTCGATGATCATTGCTTCCAGGTTAGTTATCGTTTCTTCATGCTGAATATTATTCTGCATGTCACTGCCTCCGTGAGCCAGAATAACAAGATCGGGGTGCTGCTGATCCAGCAATTCGATGAGTCTGGCAATTGCATCGCGAGTCAGTTCTTTAGTTTTACCGCCATTGATTACTGGAAGCAGAGTGAGCTCGCTAAGAATATTCGGGTAAGCATTCGGGTCGGTAAGTGTTGTGCCGTAGGTCAGATTGTCCCCAAAAGCCAGAATAGTGGCATTTCTCGGCAGACTTATAGAAGTCAACTGAAAGTGTGCGCAAGCAGTCAGCAGCAGGCAGATTAAAATAAAAGAATTTTTTATGGGGTTCATAGGCTTATGCAAAAAATTGTGCTGATTACCGGTGCGGCCAGGAGAATAGGAGCAGTCTGTTGCCGGTTGTTACATCAACAGGGCTTTAATATGATTTTGCATTATAGGTCTTCGGGTGATGATGCGCGAAACCTTTGTGCTGAACTGAATGATCTTCGTCCCGACTCTGCAGTGGCTTTGTCCGGTAATTTATTGGATATGCAAGCTATTGATGCTTTGGCCAAGGAGGCGGTAGCCGTGTGGGGGAAGCTGGATGTGTTGGTAAACAATGCATCGTCTTTTTATCCCACACCTTTGGATTCGGTGACTGAGAGCGCTTGGGAGGATTTGCTGGGCACAAATTTGAAAGCGCCTTTTTTCCTGGCCAAGGCTTTGCTGCCGGAGCTTCGCTGCCGCCAGGGCTGCATTGTCAATATTGCAGACATACATGCTGAGCGTGGCCTGGAGGGTTATCCTGTATACAGCATTGCTAAGGCGGGATTAGTTGCTATGACCAAGGTGCTGGCTAAAGAGTGCGGCCCTGAAGTCAGAGTCAACACCGTTTCTCCCGGAGCGATATTATGGCCTGAATACGACAGTACCGAAGCCGAGCAAAAGAACATTATAGAAAAAATTCCACTGGGTCATTGCGGGAAGCCGGAAGATATTGCACGGGCAGTGAAATTCCTTATTCAAGATGCTGATTATATTACAGGGCAGGAGATCAAGATTGATGGAGGGCGGACGCTGTCTTGCTAAGCGAACTTTATTGGTTTTAAACAGTGTTTAACCATTCAGGTATGACTTTCTGTTGATCAATGCGGCGTTTATCAAAGCTATCCCATATTTCAGCATAAGTACGATGACTGATAGGGTGACGGAGGTCAGGCGCAATTTCGGCAAGCGGTTCCAACACAAAAGCATAGTCCTCGATTTCAGCGCGAGGGATTTGCAGGCGGCCATCATTAAGTATCAAGTCATCATAAAGAACAAGATCGAGATCCAGCGTTCTTGCCGAGAATTTTTTACTATCTCGGCATCGGCCGTGATTTAATTCAATCTCTCTGAGACGCTGAGCGACGCTGTTTACATCCAGGTTTGTATTGAAACCGACAATCAAATTGTAAAAATCCTCGCCTTCAAAGCCCACGGCCTTGGATTGGTAAACACTGGAAATCAGTAATTCACCGAACAGTTGTTTTAGCGCATGTAGGCTGGAGGGGATATTGATATCCTTATCAATGTTGCTGCCAATGCTTATGAAGCAAAGAGCCATGTTATTGATGTCCTCGTTCGATAATTATGCCAACGTCATTAGCGCCACGAATAGCGCCTTTTTTATTCAGCGTGATTTTAACCCGGCTGATATTAAACTCGTTCAGAATTAGCTGAGCTATCTCCTCAGTTAATTTTTCGACCAAAAAAAACTGGCTTGATTCGACGAAAGCGATCACGCGTTTCGATACGGTTTTGTAATCGAGCGTATAGCTAATGTCATCGGTTTCAGCCGCTTTTTTTATGTCGAAGGCCATTTCAATATCAAGAACCACTGTCTGTTTTGTGGTTCTTTCCCAGTCATAAATGCCAATGAT comes from Methylicorpusculum oleiharenae and encodes:
- the tatB gene encoding Sec-independent protein translocase protein TatB, whose protein sequence is MFDVGFWEICMVGLVSLLVIGPERLPKAARIAGYWLGKTRSMVAAVKAEIKEELQAEEIRQTLREHASLEDLNETISEVKQASQNLKESIDSVPKQLSGKTKPVDE
- the tatC gene encoding twin-arginine translocase subunit TatC, which encodes MSKHTFDHQEELPFISHLIELRNRILKVVLSVLVVFLGLATYANQIYSYLAGPLLKHLPENSTMIAIDVASPFFTPFKLALVLSVFIAVPIILYQFWAFVAPGLYKNERKMILPLLVASTFLFYLGVAFAYFVVFPLIFGFLTAAAPEGVAVMTDISKYLDFVLTLFFAFGICFEVPIFTIVLVWTGLTSPADLAEKRPYVIVGAFIIGMLLTPPDAISQTLLAIPMWMLFEVGLLFSRLFVRKHDNDLQTTTGEDE
- a CDS encoding GDSL-type esterase/lipase family protein, whose protein sequence is MNPIKNSFILICLLLTACAHFQLTSISLPRNATILAFGDNLTYGTTLTDPNAYPNILSELTLLPVINGGKTKELTRDAIARLIELLDQQHPDLVILAHGGSDMQNNIQHEETITNLEAMIIEIKNRNIKVLLLGLPSHPQSGFSASFYQQLATRQNVPVELDLVPDLMKDPALTADTLRLNETGNEKLAESLHNLIFISEE
- a CDS encoding pteridine reductase, with translation MQKIVLITGAARRIGAVCCRLLHQQGFNMILHYRSSGDDARNLCAELNDLRPDSAVALSGNLLDMQAIDALAKEAVAVWGKLDVLVNNASSFYPTPLDSVTESAWEDLLGTNLKAPFFLAKALLPELRCRQGCIVNIADIHAERGLEGYPVYSIAKAGLVAMTKVLAKECGPEVRVNTVSPGAILWPEYDSTEAEQKNIIEKIPLGHCGKPEDIARAVKFLIQDADYITGQEIKIDGGRTLSC
- the folK gene encoding 2-amino-4-hydroxy-6-hydroxymethyldihydropteridine diphosphokinase, encoding MALCFISIGSNIDKDINIPSSLHALKQLFGELLISSVYQSKAVGFEGEDFYNLIVGFNTNLDVNSVAQRLREIELNHGRCRDSKKFSARTLDLDLVLYDDLILNDGRLQIPRAEIEDYAFVLEPLAEIAPDLRHPISHRTYAEIWDSFDKRRIDQQKVIPEWLNTV
- the folB gene encoding dihydroneopterin aldolase; amino-acid sequence: MDIIFLGGLEIQTIIGIYDWERTTKQTVVLDIEMAFDIKKAAETDDISYTLDYKTVSKRVIAFVESSQFFLVEKLTEEIAQLILNEFNISRVKITLNKKGAIRGANDVGIIIERGHQ